Sequence from the Saccharopolyspora pogona genome:
CGACCATCCGGACCGTCGACGTGGAGCAGTTCTGCTCGTGGTCGGCGTGCAGGATAAACAGCAGGTCGAGGGCGCGGGCCAGCACCGGGTCGACCTCGTAGGGCTCGGCAGGGAAGCCGAAGGTCATCCGGAGGAAGTTCTCCACCAGGCCCAGCGAGTTGTCCGGGTAAAGGAATGGCTGGCCGACCGACTTCTTGTAGGCGTAGGCCGCGATGGTGGGCAGCTTGGCCAGCAGGCGGACGGTGGACAGCTCCACCTGGTTCTTGTCGAACGGGTTGAGGCTGTCCTGGTAGAAGGTGGACAGCGCGGAGACCGCGGAGGACAGCACCGGCATCGGGTGCGCGTCCCGCGGGAAGCCGTCGAAGAACTGCTTGAGGTCTTCGTGCAGCAGGGTGTGTCGCCGGATCCGCTCGGCGAACTCGTCGTACTGCTGCTGGGTCGGCAGCTCACCGTAGATCAGCAGGTAGCTGACCTCGATGAAGTTCGACTTGGCCGCGAGCTCCTCGATCGGGTAGCCGCGGTAGCGCAGGATGCCGGCGTCACCATCGATGTAGGTGATGTCGGAGAGGCAGGCCGCCGTATTGACGAAGCCCGGATCCAACGTCACCAAACCGGTCTGAGCCAGCAGCTTGCCGAGGTCCACCCCGGGGGCGCCCTCGGTGGGCTGCTTCACCTGCATTT
This genomic interval carries:
- a CDS encoding citrate synthase; this translates as MPDDVTAKRTVALRYDAGEHEMQVKQPTEGAPGVDLGKLLAQTGLVTLDPGFVNTAACLSDITYIDGDAGILRYRGYPIEELAAKSNFIEVSYLLIYGELPTQQQYDEFAERIRRHTLLHEDLKQFFDGFPRDAHPMPVLSSAVSALSTFYQDSLNPFDKNQVELSTVRLLAKLPTIAAYAYKKSVGQPFLYPDNSLGLVENFLRMTFGFPAEPYEVDPVLARALDLLFILHADHEQNCSTSTVRMVGSAETNLFASISAGINALFGPLHGGANSAVLEMLEGIQANGGDVDSFVNRVKNKEPGVRLMGFGHRVYKNYDPRAAIIKKTADEVLGKLGANDPLLDIALKLEEKALADDYFIERKLYPNVDFYTGLIYKAMGFPTKYFTVLFALGRLPGWIAHWREMLEDPARKISRPRQVYTGSPERAYQAINQR